In the genome of Raphanus sativus cultivar WK10039 chromosome 9, ASM80110v3, whole genome shotgun sequence, the window TTTAACAGCTCGGTGTTTGCGTGACATGTTGAAGCCACGCATATTCCATGAGAAAAATGACGTCATAACTTTCGACCGgaagttttttttgaaatacCCTGCCGACCAGCAAACTTCAGATCTTTAGTGCGAACAACCCTCTGCTTTGTAGATTTTTGGTTCGATGATGAAACCAGTTTTCTAGTGGTTTGAGCCCCTTGAGTTTCTTTTCCTTGACTTCCTGCAGCTCCTGTGATCTCTCCTTCCTCCACATCCAACTCCCCATTACCctcaacttcttcttcatcttcctcaatACCCATTAAGGGACTAAAACGTGATGGAGACACCACTCCAGCTGCTTCAACGCTCAGTTGTTTATCCATCACACTGTTATCTACTTGCTTCTCATGGTCCCTTATGTTGCCAGAACTGCCCTGCACCTTCTCCCAGCCCTCTACTTCAGCAGCTGGAAATACCTCAGTAGTGGGGTCAGTAAGTGTGATTCTCAACATCTCCTCCTGCTCAACCCCTTCTTTATTCTCGGTATCCTTTGTAATTGTGTTACCCACAGGCAAAACCTGAGAAGTACTGCCGTGCAGAAGCGCTTCCAACTCCTTCAGCAAATCTAACATTCCTCCTGCACTACTTCTAGCAGTACGGGTGATGTCATCTGCCACAGGAACTTGACCAAATCCAGCCTCCTCTACTTCAACAGTAGGTCGCTTAAGAATTCTTGTGTTGGTATCCTTACATTCGGTCCCTTTGTGACCCCAACCTTTGCAAATATTGCATCGAGGAGGGAGCCAAGGGAAATTCACACCAATCTCTCTTTGCACTCCTTCCCTATCTGTGAATACTATCTTCTCCATAAGAGGCTGATGCAAATCAATCTCCGCTAGGACACGAGCCACATCCAATCGCGTACACCGTTCCGTGTGAGGATGGAGCTTGACAAACTTACCAACCGCTCTGGTAAGACACTTCAGTCCCTTGTGAGAGAAGAGACCATTTGGTACTCCTTTGAGATCTACCCACAGAGGCATTGCTGTCAAATCTGGTGGATTGAGAGCCGACTCTGGAGTCCATTCATTCATAACAAGAGGCACGTCTGAGATATGCCAGTACTTACGATTGATTACTCGCGTTCGCATCTGGCTATTATCAATCCGGAACAGGACCGTGTTCTTCTCTATGAATTGAACATCGATCTTGGTCCCAGCTTTGGGAGACGACCAGATACAATTCACCGTTGCGTGGATCGAACCCACATGTGGGGCATCACCAATGAAGTAGCCAACTACAAAGCTTTTCCAAAGTAACTCTGCTTCATCAAATATGTCGTCTGGGATCTGAATTGAGGCAACGCCTTCAACAATCTCGACTTCCGGTTGAGCATCAAGCGCACGGTTGATGGACCAAGGAGCCACAATCTGGGTAGGAGGAGAGGGAGATGAGGGTGACGAGGGGGGAATCGGAGGGTCAGAGGTTGAGGTTGCAGGGTTCTTGTCGCTTTCCTTCGTAGGGTTTTCGCCATCGCCGTCGGACATCGAAAGAAAATTTTTTCTTCAGAtgccaagtttttattaaatcaacaCATGTTGACATTATTaagatatcaaaattttatataatcaacatatataacaacttcacttataaaacatttttaattttattttaattataaaaattctattgacaaaaatctaataaaatcttacaaaaaagatttaaatattttatatgataaagctttaattaatttttggatTAGTAGTATTCAAATcaatgtaaattaaaaatttattataaaaaataaaacaaaaaatttatgatattttcataaactttataattatagtatatattatacaaaaataaaagaactatatgatttaaatattaaaattatattaaatttactaaaataataaatcataattaattgaagataatagtatatttatttataaaatactcctctatattaaaattatagatgctaaattatattttaaacacaaacaaaatataaatgatcctaacaaaatatattctatCGTAGAACTAAAAACatgtgaaaatatttaaaaatagatttaaaaacGTTTATGTTCATggaaaataaacaaacacaaatccagaaaaacatatatatatatatatataataagaagcaacaaatacatgtttaaaataattaattaaataaaacaaaaaattataaaatttagttttccgaaaaataatataaataactaaaaatatatatacataaaaatgaaacaaatatcCGCacagtttttattaaattttaatagataaattaaatttttataataaatttaatccCTCATAAACTCGAGCTAAACGCTCGGAGGGAGAAGCAGTCTTTTCAACATACGGCTTCATGGATTCTCCGACGAACACCACCACCCAAAACCCTAGTTCCGTCCCCGGTACTGTTCCCGGCTTCAACCATAGCCACGCCATTATCTCATCGCTCCTTTCGTTTCCAAACTCCTCTCCGATCTCCATCGGCTCCTCCTTCGATCGAGAGCTCGACAAAGCTCTCGCTTCAGCTTCCGGCGACGTCTCCGCTCAGGACTCTCTTGTGGACCGTACTCTCCAGCTGGCGTCGCTTCTTCTAGACTCCACTAAACGATGCTTCCGGAAGCGAGCTTCTGTTCACAACTTTAGTACCTGGTTCCTCCCTCCCGAACTCACCATCAAGGTAAAATCAAATCCTGatccctctctctctcacaccaTTGATTAGAGATTTCTGGAGATGGAGTTTGATGATTTGTTAAtcttaattgatttttttttctttattgtaTAATTTAGAGGCCATGTGttgaaataataatttgtttaattcatttatttatttttgttcattttgaCTCAACTAGAGTGACtctatttttaaagaaaaagaaagagagtgaTCCATTGGATTCTTCAGGTGTTTTCGATGCTTGATACAAAGTCTCTGATGCAAGCTGCTGCGTGCTGCACCATGTTCAACAGCTGTGCAATGGACCGTTCATCTTACGCCCACATTGACTTGACAACCGCTACAAGACAAGCTGACAGTGGAGTTGTCTGCGTTATGATCCATCGGGCTGGCAAAGAACTCAGGTGACatcttctttttataaaaaaaaaaattaacttggTTTATGTACTCTTTTCTCATGGTTCTTTTTATGAATGTAGATCCCTCAAGCTTGGTCGTGTTGCTCGTTCAGATGGATCTGATTCTACTCCATCTTTGCTTAACGGATCTTTTCTTTCCCCACTTTCCTATAATCATGGTTTTCTTGGGTATGGCTCGGATTACCAGCTTGAaaacttcttattttttatCTGTCTTAACCTACCTAATGGACTTAGGGTTGAAGAAGGAACATggttggttttgttttgttagatAGGAAAGAACTAGAGCCTTCTTATTCCCAGAACTCATTTGTTTACGGCTAATGCTTTAGGAAGGAAAGAAATTACTCAAAACCAAGAATCTATCCTCTTATTATTATCTTGAAATCTTCCCTTTGGTTGCGCGTGTTAGAAGTGACAAGAGAATGATTTGCTGTTCTATTATCATGTTCATTTACTCTTCTAATTCGGTATCATCTTTTTCCATTCAACAACTAGGAGTCGCTTGAGAAGCCTACGGCTTTACAATATCAGACCGATTAACTACACTTCCTTTATTGAGGTGTTGTCAGTTTGTTCGAATCTCACTGACCTGAGGATTTCTGGATTGTAAGTTGTGCctgcttctttatttttttgagtCTATGGTTCCTTTTCCTTTGTGCAGAAGAGGTTCCGTATTGCCATATTTGTTTTGCTCTTTTAATGTCTGTGGATTTTGAAATTCTTGTAATGTTTTGGTCATATGACAGAAAATTTCCAGGAATGCTTCTATTTAAGAAACTGACAGAAAAATGTCGTCTCATAGAGAACCTGTGCTTGGAGGCCTATCAAGTCCCAGGTAAAGCTTCTCCACTAATCCACAGTGAAGCTTCTTTCTTTACTCCTAAGTTTTCTCAAGCTTACCTAATGTGTAACAGGTACTACGGACACAAACGCAGGTTCACCTTTGATAGACTTTGTTACCAACTCCTACAACTTAACTTCTCTAACCCTCATAAGTTATCGACTAACCGATGGATTGGCCTTGAATCTTGCTGAGGTAATGCCTTCTATtcgatatttttttcttttgctgatTCCTCTAGATATACCATCTATGCTCTTAAGAACCTCAATGATGTATTATTTTGCAGAGTTCTAGTAAACTGAAGTACCTGAACTTGTCCAGATCGCCAACACTCAATGGTCGTTTTTTGAGGTGCAAATGCAAAATGTTAATTCCGAAATTTCCTTAAAAAGGTCCTTATTGGAAAAATTTCACATATCACGAAATATTTTCGGTAGGGATTTGGGTCATAGCTGCAAAGAGAGTTCACTCGAGACTCTAATAATGCGCAACTGCTACTATCTACAAGAGGTAAAAGGTTTTAAAGCAATAACAAGTTTTTTGAGTTGTTACATCAGTCTTGCTTGATCATCCACACTCTCGGACCTTGATGTTTCAGAAAGAAGTGTTGGAACTCTGCAACTCATTAATCAAGGGAAAGTTCAAATCCATTCGGCACATTGTAAGTTTTCTTTACAGTTTTCTTTTAATCTACTAGGATGAATGGTGTAGTTTGGGTTACTCTTAAATCGTATTCTTCTTGCTTTACTCTAATAGGATGTTTCAAGTAACAGTGGCATACTGTCTAATAATGGCGCGAGAATTTACAAACCAAAGTAACTGCTTGATCCTTCATTCATGTCCCTACTAATTGCTCactgattttatatatttcatataagcTGTTATTGTGTGTTGTAGGTTGCCTTTGGAGAAACTGAAAGAAGAAAGATCAGATGTCACATTTGTGGCGGATTTTCCATTAGTAAGGTCTTTTTCATCGATCAATTTTTTGCTAATCATCTTAAAAAGGGTTGTTGATTGAATGAATGAATCAGAGAATAAGGATgtggtttgtgtttttttttttgtaaaaaattaaGGTCAGGAAAGCGTTACCGTGTCTGCGATGAAGGGGCTGAAGAAGAACTGAGGGAGATAGAGATGATGGAAGCCAATAACGTTGGAGGGAGTGAAGATGAGTCTGACgatgaagagtttgatgatgACGAGGATACAAGCAATGGAACGGGTGAAGATGACTCGGAAGGGGATTTGGAATTTTGATGATTAGAACTGTAAGTTAATCAATCATCTATATGTTAACGATGCGAAGTCTGCTTTAGGCTTTAGCACTGATGTTGTTAAGGAGACATGGGGGTTTATGTAAAATAAACAGAAGTGTTCGAATTTTATTTGTAAACCTTGAATGAATTTAATATTAGTTAgtatcccctagtctatatttgagaagtgatttgccacatgtcttctctacaatcgttttcacaaaaaaaattgtgacatagctattaagattgatgacttctctacaatcgttttcacaaaaaaattgtgacatagttattaagattgatgacatgtcatatggttaaatatgacatgaacaattacatttaatgctgatatatatttttggaaatctttttagaatatgcaataactcatatactatatttaatattgatttatatttttggtaaactttgtagaatatggtaataactcataaatcatcactaaaataaatatattcaaatatgacattttgaatttcgagatattatataattttacttttataattataaaatttttattatctaaaattttctaaattttttgaatttaaaaaaaaaaatcgtaatatcattagtttcttttagatatatacaaattatataaatattatttatttttaatttttgataactatataattttatatgatttttagtaattttgtacaagttaatttaatacatttaaccaaataaaataaataattttttatctaagattctaactctatatatatacatatatatatatattcttaaatataatttaaaataaaaaatatattttctcttaatttaatacttaattaatgatatttatattaattattggtcaaaataataaaatatttaatattaataaattacattttaaaatataaaatttaactttttaaaaaatttatcactacacatggtgcatgaaaacatctagattaataattgtgacatgactactcaaattgatgacatgtcttatagattaatatgacactAGGTAATtggcccgcacatgcgggcataatcTTCTtgtgaatatttatattttattaatttcaaaaacCAATAtgacaaattattatttatattttaaaaaaaaacatcaaactatttatatatgacAAATTTTTTatctatcaaaatatatatgcttattagttttccaaatttttgaaacacatacatattaaacatattttataaaatatacaaatttttttgaaattttaaattttatattcaaaaatattattttaagataataacaCAGTATATCTAAGAATTATCTtacttttaaaacaatttttgacaatttattatattaaattataactattatctaatataacaGATAAATCTAatattagtaatataaaaaatcgttttcaattatataataaattaaatataaaagttcaTTAAGGATAATATTAATATCAACCACTAACTTTTAGTTtaagattttataataaaaatactattttcagATAATAAAACAGTATATCAAAAAGTAAtcttactttttaaaatatatattttaaaattttggtatattaaattataattaattatctaataacagataaatataatattagtaaaataaatttattttcaattaaatataaaaattcattaaggTCAATACTAATATTAATCACTcaaacttttaacgtgagagttaTATTGCGAAAAACCACTTTGAAAAAGATAATCACCATCTAAAGATAAGAACGACATGGTTACGTATAAagataatatatgatttttaaaaaattcctaCCTAAATCACCATCTAAATTACCACCAAAATCTTCAAATCCCCTTCAAAAtcttcaaattttattaaatttaaaactccTGAATTTTATCAAACCCTTAGTACAATAAACCCTCTTAAGTGTTTTGTATTTACATGCGGACATAATAATTTTaccaatatttacaaataatctATTATTAATTGAATATCATTAGAGTAAATTATAGTTCagacatttaaaaaaagaaataataaactaacaataaatatttcatatatgtAAAATCTTTCATCATGACATAAATACTTTTTATCATGATAACGAACTTAAAATATTCAcgcatttataaaatttaataataaaccaaatattAAATTCTTTACAAATGACCGTTTAGTAtaataaacttatttttattgAGAAAATAGTGGATTtacaatatatacataaatatggttttgttttcattttttttttaacttttaacgtgagataTCAAGGACGAAAATAACTTTACACCtgtttttagtttctttttcttctatatTTATGTATGCACATTGTAAATccatatttcaaattttttttggtaaaaagttTTCATTACGTAAACGAAGTTACATGGACCTTATATACTATAAGTACTATAGCAACAGcttattattatcttataaactatattttctaaactatagCTTTATTAAACAAACATTATCTAAAACCTATATTTACTAAACTACAGCTTTATTAAACAATCATTATCTAAAACCCGATTATATGATAAACAATAATAATGCACTTTGATGTTCTCGTGTCTATATCTAATACACACATTTATAATatgacttttttaaaaaaaatatgtaataataaattattatataataatacatTGCGGTATTCTCttttcccatatagatcagacccAACTGGACAGAACATCTATTCGGAACGACTCAAAGCCGGCTACCACTTAATCTTCAAAGATAGAcctctacaaaaaaaataaatatatatatatatatatataataattccTTAAAGTATAATTGATTTTACCTTTTAACATGAGAGCTCGAACCCAAAAAAATCACTAAGAGCATTTCCAATGGTTGATTTCATTTTTATCTTCAAAAATTCACTTtcttcaaaatgaaaaaaaattgaagcaacatttgctccaatggtttacttcatttctttattaaaaaaagaatattcaaaatattatggGGAAGATGACATATCAACAAAttcatttctcaaataatagtataaatttatgGTTTacgaaatttaaaaatcattataataaattattatttatattttaaaaaatttataatgaaacatcaaaattatttatatatgtcaaaatttttaatcaaaatatatgtgCTTATTATTGACtcaaattttgaaaacagtcacatattaaaattattcaagaaaaatatttttgtacaaatatttttgtttgattattatttaattaaaaattgtttatatcttaattttttaatttctataatataaatattattttcagataacaatgcaatatatatataaccattatcttattttttaaaaaaacatgtttttattttcgaaatttttattatattaatttaaaatcaattatctAATGTAACAGataaatctaatattattaatacaaatttcgtttttaattatttaatattatatataacatattcattaaggataatatcgatattaaccgttctaacttttaacgtgagagctccgttgtGAAAAATCACTCCGCAAATAATAGTACAGATGGACAATTATATtcaatgttaatttatatttttggtaatttttttaaaatatggtaataactcatatattatatttattgtcgatttatatttttagactttttaaaaaatatgctaataactcataaatatcattaaaataaatatattcaattatggcatttcaaatttcgaatatcatttaaattaaaaatatttcaaaaatatatacatatttttagaaaattataaaaattaaatcataaaatcaaattaaatcgtaaaatcattagtttcttatatatatctacatattttataaatattgtttaattttaatttttgacaattatgaaattttacatatttatttaatatatttaattaaaataaatagatagaaaaatctacctaagattataattttaaatatatatatgaacattcttaaatatattaaaatattgataagaataaaaaattataatattaataaaaagttaaatataatttatatttatctattaataactatcttaaaattcttttactgcacatggtgcaggaaaacacctagtttataTTGTGTTTCTTGTATTACAGATTTAATTcaatggttgacaaaaaaaggatTTAATTCAATGTACTTGACACATGCtgtacttttttcttttgtaagcgAGCTTGGAGTGATTATTTTTCCTTATTATATTGATTGAAAATGGACAACATAGAGAGGGAATGTACcacaatattatcttttaacttTCCATAAATATGCGACATGTTGACGAACCATGGATTTTCATATTCTCTGTCTCAGAGCAGCTTTGAAATGTTGACTTcagtttcatcttcttccaaAACATGGAAGGTGGCCAcgtttcaaataaaaaatacatgcTATGCGTCTGAAATCAGTTACAAAGCAATT includes:
- the LOC108827933 gene encoding F-box protein SKIP17 isoform X1, whose product is MDSPTNTTTQNPSSVPGTVPGFNHSHAIISSLLSFPNSSPISIGSSFDRELDKALASASGDVSAQDSLVDRTLQLASLLLDSTKRCFRKRASVHNFSTWFLPPELTIKVFSMLDTKSLMQAAACCTMFNSCAMDRSSYAHIDLTTATRQADSGVVCVMIHRAGKELRSLKLGRVARSDGSDSTPSLLNGSFLSPLSYNHGFLGSRLRSLRLYNIRPINYTSFIEVLSVCSNLTDLRISGLKFPGMLLFKKLTEKCRLIENLCLEAYQVPGTTDTNAGSPLIDFVTNSYNLTSLTLISYRLTDGLALNLAESSSKLKYLNLSRSPTLNGRFLRDLGHSCKESSLETLIMRNCYYLQEKEVLELCNSLIKGKFKSIRHIDVSSNSGILSNNGARIYKPKLPLEKLKEERSDVTFVADFPLVRSGKRYRVCDEGAEEELREIEMMEANNVGGSEDESDDEEFDDDEDTSNGTGEDDSEGDLEF
- the LOC108827933 gene encoding F-box protein SKIP17 isoform X2 codes for the protein MDSPTNTTTQNPSSVPGTVPGFNHSHAIISSLLSFPNSSPISIGSSFDRELDKALASASGDVSAQDSLVDRTLQLASLLLDSTKRCFRKRASVHNFSTWFLPPELTIKVFSMLDTKSLMQAAACCTMFNSCAMDRSSYAHIDLTTATRQADSGVVCVMIHRAGKELRSLKLGRVARSDGSDSTPSLLNGSFLSPLSYNHGFLGSRLRSLRLYNIRPINYTSFIEVLSVCSNLTDLRISGLKFPGMLLFKKLTEKCRLIENLCLEAYQVPGTTDTNAGSPLIDFVTNSYNLTSLTLISYRLTDGLALNLAESSSKLKYLNLSRSPTLNGRFLRDLGHSCKESSLETLIMRNCYYLQEKEVLELCNSLIKGKFKSIRHIDVSSNSGILSNNGARIYKPKLPLEKLKEERSDVTFVADFPLVRKALPCLR